The window GAAGGTGTCGCTGCTCGGCAGCGCGCCGGACGCATCGTCGCGACCGGAGGAGGACAATGAGTGAATCGTTGAAGGCGGCGCGGCTGGCCGTTCCGGGACATGTGGATGTTCTGCGCAAGCGTGCCGAAGAGCTGGCCCGGGTGCCCGCGGCCGATCGGACGTCGGAAGCGATTCCTGCCGTCATCTTCGAGCTTGCCGACGAGCGTTACGCGATCGATGCCAGGATCGTGCTCCAGGTGCATGTGCTCCGTGAGCTGACTCCACTGGCAGGCGCTCGGCCGCCGCTGTTCGGCATCACCCACTGGCGCGGGATGGTGCTGACCATCCTCGATCTGCGCGCGGAGCTCGGCGTCAGCTCGAAGGGCATAACGGATCTCAGCCGCGTGCTCGTGATCGATGGCGGTCGCCAGCCGTTTGGCATCCTCGCGGATGCAGCGCGCGATTTCATCGATCTGGCACAGAGGACGGTGCGGCCTCTCGGCGCCGAGGAGGTATCCGCGCGCACATTGCTGCGCGGCATTACGGACGATGCGGTACTGGTCATGGATCCGGACGCCGTGCTGGCGGCCGGGCGTGCGGTCGCGGCATCCGACGACCTGGGACGAGGAGGATGAGTTGAACTGGACAATCAGCCGGCGCATCATAGCGGGATTCGCATTCGGCGCAGTGCTGGTGACAATCATCGCGCTGACCGGTATCTGGGCGCAGCGCCAGACGGCCGGCACCTATTCGAACGCGGTCGAGGAGGAGCGCTCGATTCTGCTGCGCTCGATCGACGCGCGCCGGCATCTCGGAAATGCGAACGTCGCGTACCTGCGGGTACTGGTGCGCGAGATCGGTGCGACGCCCGCCAGTCGCGACAGTGCGCTGACCGAGTCACGTGCGCGTCTCAACGAACTGCGCGCGGCGGCAGACGGCGATGAGGAGCTGGTCTGGACCGAGGCCCTGCGCCTGCTCGACCAGTGGGATGACGCGACGGCGCGCGTCCTCGCGTTGTGGGAAGCCGGTAACCCCGAGGCCGCCGTCCCGATCCGGCAGCAGGAGGTCGTCCCCACGCGCACGCGGCTCGAGGCGCTCCTCCAGCAGCACGTCGATGATTCACTCGCCGACGGTGATAGCCTACGGGCCGATGCAGCGCGTCGAGCGAAGGCGTCGGAAACGGCGATTCTGGCTGCGCTCGCCCTCGCCCTCGTGATCTTCATTGTCACGGCGTACCTCCTGAACCGAGCAGTGTCGAGACCGCTGCAGGAGACGTCCAACGTTCTTGCCACTAGCGCGGCCGAGATCCTGTCCACGACCACGCAGCAGGCGAGCGGTGCGACCGAATCGCTGGCGGCGGTGACGCAGACGGCGGCCACGGTCGACCAGGTCGTACAGACAGCGGATCAATCCTCCGAGCGCGCCCGCAGCGTCGCCGCCTCCGCACAGCGTGCGGCCGAGATCGGTCGCCAGGGCCGGGACGCGATAGAAACGACAGTGGCGGGCATCAACGACGTGCGCGAGCATGTCGGTACCATCCAGGAGCGGATGGTCGAGATGACGGAGCAGGCTCAGGCCATTGGCGAGATCATAGCCACCGTCAGCGATCTCGCGGAGCAGACCAATCTGCTCGCGCTGAACGCCGCGATCGAGGCTGCGCGTGCGGGCGAACAGGGCCGCGGGTTCGCGGTGGTCGCCGGCGAGGTGAAGAACCTGGCGGAGCAGTCCAAGGCCGGCACGGTGCGTGTGCGGCAGATCCTGGAACAGGTGCAGCGTGCGACAACCGCCGCCGTAGCCGTGACGGAACAGGGTAACCGCAAGGTGAATGACGTGTCGCGCCAGGTCAGTGAGGCTGGCGAGACCATCCGTCAGCTCGCGGCAGCGGTGAGCGATGCGTCGCAGGCCGCGGCACAGATCTCCGCGTCGGCCGGCCAGCAGTCGACCGGCATGTCGCAGATCAAGCAGGCGATCGGCAACATCCAGCAGGCCGCGCAGCAGAATCTGGCGGCTACCCGTCAGGCGGAAGGCGCGGCGCAGGAGCTCAACCGGCTCGGATCGCGGCTCATCAATCTCGTCGGCGTGGATGCAGTGAGGCGCTGAGTCGTGCCACATTCAGCGCTTGAGCCATGAACGACGACGACCTGAACGACCGCCTGCGGGCGACGTTCGTGCAGGAGCTCGAGGAGCAGGTACGCGAGCTGAACCGCGGACTGCTCGCGCTCGAGCAGCGGCCGTCCGACCATGATCATGTGCGTGCGCTGTTCCGCTCCGCGCACACGATCAAGGGGGCGGCGCGCGTGGCAGGCGTGCCCGTCGTCGAGCGCGTCTGTCACGCGATGGAATCCGTGTTCGCGAACCTTCGGGATGGCACGCAGAGTCTGAGCGGCGCGGACTTCTCTCTGCTTTTTGCCACGTGCGACGGCCTCCAGGATGCGGCGGCGCGGTTGCGTGCCGCCGAACCGCTGGTTGGCTCGGTCGCGGATGCCCTGCTGCCTCAGGTCGAGGCACTGGCCGATCGTGCAGCGCCCTCCGACGCACGCACGCCAGCCGCGCGCGCGCCGACATCCCGCGCGGATCGCTCGTCGCCGTCTGCGCCGTCCCGGCCGGGTGCCACCGCGTCCGCGCCCCCCGAAAGCGAACCCGTGGAGTCGCGCGGGCAGCACCGCGAGGCTGAAGCGGAGCCGGAACCGCAGGATGCCGCCGCGGCCGATGGCGCGCCTGCCGATGTAACTGTGCAGGACGTGGAGCCCGCCGACGAGCTGGTCCGCGTCAGTGCCGAACGACTCGACACGCTGATGTCGGCGGTAGGAGAGCTGATCATTGCGACCGGTCGCATTGTGGACCGCAGCGACAGAAGCGACGAGGATGCGCGACGGCTGGATGGTGCCACCGATCACGTCGCCGATGTCGTGCGCCGGCTGCGCCTGCGGCCGTTCGGCGATGTGTGTGTGAGCCTGCCGCGCGCCGTCCGCGATGTCGCTGCTGCCGAAGAGAAGGAAGTGGAGCTCGTGATCGAAGGCGAGGATACGGAAGCGGATCGCATGGTGATCGATGCCCTCCGTGATCCGCTCCTTCATCTCGTGCGCAACGCCGTGGATCACGGCATTGAGAAGCCGGCGGAGCGCGAGCGTGCGGGGAAGCCGCGCCAGGGTACGGTGCGGATCTCCGCCGAGCTGAGCGGGGGGCGGCTGACCGTTTCGGTAAGCGACGACGGTGCCGGGCTGGACGAGGATTCCATCCGCAGGACGCTGCGCGACACCAACCGTCCGGTGCCGAAGAGTGCCGAGGATCTGGCAGACGCGCTGCTGGCAGGCGGCTTCTCGACCCGCACGTACACGACGGAGATTTCCGGCCGTGGTGTCGGTCTGGACATTGTCAGATCGGCTCTCGAGCGCATCGGCGGTACCGTCGATGTCGAATGGACGGAAGGCGCCGGTACCACTTTTCTCCTGGAATGTCCTCCCACGCCGGCGACGCTCCGGGCCGTGCTGGTCCGTCTCGGGTCCTTCATCTATGCACTGCCGACGACGCATGTCGATCGGTTGCGGCGCGTGCGTACGCGTGATCTCCGCAGCGTCACGGGGGGCACGGTGCTGCCGACCTCGCGCGGGCCGATCCGGGTCCTGTCGCTCGCCCGGTTGCTCGGCCCGCCGCTCGAGCCTCGTCCGCTGGAGGATACGGCGCTCGTAGCCATTGTGAGCGCCGGGTCACGGCGCGCGGCTCTCATCGTGGACGACGTGCTGGACGAGGACGAGATCGTCATGCGCCCGCTCGCCGTGGGTGAGCGGGCGGTGGCTCATACCGC of the Longimicrobiales bacterium genome contains:
- a CDS encoding chemotaxis protein CheW, with the protein product MSESLKAARLAVPGHVDVLRKRAEELARVPAADRTSEAIPAVIFELADERYAIDARIVLQVHVLRELTPLAGARPPLFGITHWRGMVLTILDLRAELGVSSKGITDLSRVLVIDGGRQPFGILADAARDFIDLAQRTVRPLGAEEVSARTLLRGITDDAVLVMDPDAVLAAGRAVAASDDLGRGG
- a CDS encoding methyl-accepting chemotaxis protein is translated as MNWTISRRIIAGFAFGAVLVTIIALTGIWAQRQTAGTYSNAVEEERSILLRSIDARRHLGNANVAYLRVLVREIGATPASRDSALTESRARLNELRAAADGDEELVWTEALRLLDQWDDATARVLALWEAGNPEAAVPIRQQEVVPTRTRLEALLQQHVDDSLADGDSLRADAARRAKASETAILAALALALVIFIVTAYLLNRAVSRPLQETSNVLATSAAEILSTTTQQASGATESLAAVTQTAATVDQVVQTADQSSERARSVAASAQRAAEIGRQGRDAIETTVAGINDVREHVGTIQERMVEMTEQAQAIGEIIATVSDLAEQTNLLALNAAIEAARAGEQGRGFAVVAGEVKNLAEQSKAGTVRVRQILEQVQRATTAAVAVTEQGNRKVNDVSRQVSEAGETIRQLAAAVSDASQAAAQISASAGQQSTGMSQIKQAIGNIQQAAQQNLAATRQAEGAAQELNRLGSRLINLVGVDAVRR
- a CDS encoding response regulator; protein product: MNDDDLNDRLRATFVQELEEQVRELNRGLLALEQRPSDHDHVRALFRSAHTIKGAARVAGVPVVERVCHAMESVFANLRDGTQSLSGADFSLLFATCDGLQDAAARLRAAEPLVGSVADALLPQVEALADRAAPSDARTPAARAPTSRADRSSPSAPSRPGATASAPPESEPVESRGQHREAEAEPEPQDAAAADGAPADVTVQDVEPADELVRVSAERLDTLMSAVGELIIATGRIVDRSDRSDEDARRLDGATDHVADVVRRLRLRPFGDVCVSLPRAVRDVAAAEEKEVELVIEGEDTEADRMVIDALRDPLLHLVRNAVDHGIEKPAERERAGKPRQGTVRISAELSGGRLTVSVSDDGAGLDEDSIRRTLRDTNRPVPKSAEDLADALLAGGFSTRTYTTEISGRGVGLDIVRSALERIGGTVDVEWTEGAGTTFLLECPPTPATLRAVLVRLGSFIYALPTTHVDRLRRVRTRDLRSVTGGTVLPTSRGPIRVLSLARLLGPPLEPRPLEDTALVAIVSAGSRRAALIVDDVLDEDEIVMRPLAVGERAVAHTAGAAILPSGSVALVLAVSSLLAAGLRPGTAIAPPARQDTERRRQRILVADDSITTRTLEQSVLESAGYQVLTAVNGEDAWETLEREGADALVADVEMPRMDGFALCRRVRASERFRELPIVLVTGLESPEDRARGLEAGADAYIVKSGFNQATLLEAVHQLIGDT